From a region of the Sminthopsis crassicaudata isolate SCR6 chromosome 6, ASM4859323v1, whole genome shotgun sequence genome:
- the HGFAC gene encoding hepatocyte growth factor activator isoform X2, whose protein sequence is MASKENTSSLDYCASSPCRNGGSCSNSQDATSYHCACPEEFTGKDCEMEKCFDETRYEYFDIDESWARIHQGVVEWCNCSKGHIECEKIRYTACVNNPCLHDSACRMIVSTGKTICACEGLYAGKYCNIVPTETCYLGNGTEYRGIAKKTISGQNCLPWNSDVLYQELHVDSVEKAVHLGLGPHSYCRNPDSDEKPWCYIMKDNTLSWEYCNISVCANSLRSGARPNLELLTIPETSLPNRRACGKRHKKRTFLRPRIIGGSSSLPGSHPWMAAVYIGEVFCAGSLIHSCWVVSAAHCFSNSPPKSSIRVVLGQHFFNTSTDVTQTFEVEKYILYPLYSVFSPSNHDLALIRLKKKGDRCAVKSQFVQPICLPENGITFPDNHKCQIAGWGHMYENVTGYATYLREALLPLLPDHKCSSPEVYGADITPNMFCAGYFDCKSDACQGDSGGPLACEKNGVSYLYGIISWGDGCGRFNKPGVYTRVTNYVDWINDKIRPPKKVTTASDA, encoded by the exons GCAGCCTGGATTACTGTGCCTCCAGCCCTTGCAGAAATGGAGGGTCCTGCTCCAACTCCCAAGATGCTACTTCCTATCACTGTGCCTGCCCTGAGGAATTCACTGGCAAGGACTGCGAAATGG AGAAATGCTTTGATGAAACCCGTTACGAGTACTTTGACATTGATGAAAGCTGGGCTCGCATCCATCAGGGGGTTGTAGAATGGTGCAATTGCTCCAAGGGCCATATTGAGTGTGAGAAGATCCGATATACAG CTTGTGTGAATAACCCATGCCTCCATGACAGTGCCTGTAGAATGATTGTCTCCACTGGGAAGACCATCTGTGCTTGTGAAGGGCTCTATGCAGGGAAATACTGTAACATTG TTCCTACGGAGACCTGTTACTTAGGGAATGGCACAGAATATCGGGGTATTGCCAAGAAGACCATCTCGGGTCAGAACTGTTTGCCCTGGAATTCAGATGTGCTGTATCAAGAGCTCCATGTGGATAGTGTAGAGAAGGCTGTACATCTGGGGCTGGGCCCTCACTCCTACTGCAG AAATCCTGACAGCGACGAGAAGCCTTGGTGTTACATCATGAAGGACAACACTCTCTCCTGGGAGTACTGCAACATCTCCGTCTGCG CAAATAGTCTGAGGAGTGGGGCTCGTCCCAACCTGGAACTCCTGACCATCCCTGAGACTTCTCTGCCCAACAGACGAGCCTGTGGAAAGAGACACAAGAAGAGGACGTTCCTGAGACCTCGGATTATTGGAGGCTCATCCTCCTTGCCGGGATCCCACCCGTGGATGGCGGCTGTGTACATTGGGGAGGTCTTCTGTGCTGGCAGTCTCATTCACTCCTGCTGGGTCGTATCAGCTGCCCACTGTTTCTCCAACAG CCCACCCAAGTCAAGTATCAGAGTTGTGCTGGGCCAGCATTTCTTCAACACATCCACAGATGTGACCCAAACCTTTGAAGTGGAGAAGTACATCCTGTATCCATTATACTCTGTCTTTAGTCCCAGTAATCATGATCTTG CTCTGATTAGGCTGAAGAAGAAGGGCGACCGCTGTGCTGTAAAGTCCCAGTTTGTCCAGCCCATCTGCCTCCCGGAGAATGGCATCACCTTTCCTGATAATCACAAGTGCCAGATTGCAGGATGGGGACACATGTATGAGA ATGTTACAGGTTACGCCACTTACTTACGAGAAGCCCTGCTTCCTCTCCTTCCGGATCACAAATGTAGCAGCCCGGAGGTCTATGGCGCAGACATCACCCCCAACATGTTTTGTGCTGGTTACTTTGACTGCAAATCAGATGCTTGCCAG GGTGACTCAGGTGGACCCCTAGCCTGTGAAAAGAATGGGGTTTCTTACCTTTATGGGATCATCAGTTGGGGTGATGGTTGCGGCAGATTCAACAAGCCGGGTGTTTATACACGAGTGACCAACTACGTGGATTGGATCAACGACAAGATACGGCCTCCCAAGAAAGTAACCACTGCCTCTGATGCCTGA